In Thermodesulfobacteriota bacterium, the following proteins share a genomic window:
- the thpR gene encoding RNA 2',3'-cyclic phosphodiesterase: MRTFVAIELPADIKKALKTLQEELQSAGRKSDAVSWGKPGNIHLTLKFLGEVESSGIEEIGSVLEEAGKGAKPFTLTLGGAGGAGGVGAFPSLKNPRVIWVGIGECEELRRLRENIEEGLERIGFEKEGRPFHPHLTLGRVRKGKRARLPKEAGGTGEAGGAGGAGKTFTVDSFTLFRSELGPGGAKHHPIKEITLGHS, encoded by the coding sequence TTGAGGACTTTCGTCGCCATAGAGCTCCCGGCGGATATAAAAAAAGCGCTCAAAACCCTGCAGGAAGAACTTCAGAGCGCAGGACGTAAAAGCGACGCCGTATCCTGGGGCAAACCCGGCAACATACACCTGACGCTCAAGTTCCTGGGCGAGGTCGAGAGCTCCGGGATAGAGGAGATAGGCAGCGTACTCGAAGAAGCGGGAAAGGGCGCTAAACCTTTCACCCTGACGCTCGGGGGTGCCGGGGGTGCCGGGGGGGTCGGCGCCTTCCCGAGCCTCAAAAACCCGCGGGTCATATGGGTCGGGATAGGAGAATGCGAAGAACTCCGCCGGCTCAGGGAAAATATCGAAGAGGGACTTGAAAGGATAGGCTTCGAAAAGGAAGGACGCCCCTTTCACCCTCACCTGACACTCGGAAGGGTCAGAAAGGGGAAGCGGGCAAGGCTCCCGAAGGAGGCCGGGGGGACCGGGGAGGCAGGGGGGGCAGGGGGGGCGGGTAAGACATTCACGGTAGATTCTTTTACGCTCTTCCGGAGCGAGCTCGGCCCCGGAGGCGCGAAGCACCATCCCATTAAAGAAATAACACTCGGGCACTCATAG
- a CDS encoding nicotinamide-nucleotide amidohydrolase family protein, giving the protein MSERKASMGPETAVGRKLAESGRTLAVAESCTGGLVGHMITNVPGSSAYFKGGVVAYGNEAKKRLLGVSAATLDRHGAVSAQTASKMAEGARKKLGADMALAITGIAGPGGGTPDKPVGTVFVAIADCRKVRTKTKKLSLKGTRKAIKKAAALSALNLLEKALA; this is encoded by the coding sequence ATGAGCGAACGAAAGGCTTCGATGGGGCCCGAGACGGCGGTGGGCCGGAAGCTGGCCGAAAGCGGCAGGACGCTTGCCGTAGCCGAGTCGTGCACAGGCGGGCTCGTCGGGCACATGATAACTAACGTGCCGGGCAGCTCCGCCTACTTCAAAGGCGGGGTCGTGGCCTACGGCAACGAGGCGAAAAAACGGCTCCTCGGGGTCTCGGCCGCGACACTCGACCGGCACGGGGCCGTATCGGCCCAAACGGCCTCGAAGATGGCCGAGGGGGCGAGGAAAAAACTCGGGGCGGACATGGCCCTTGCCATAACCGGCATAGCCGGCCCGGGCGGGGGCACCCCGGATAAACCGGTGGGCACGGTCTTTGTCGCCATAGCCGACTGCAGGAAGGTGCGCACGAAAACGAAAAAACTCTCTCTAAAAGGCACCCGGAAGGCCATAAAGAAAGCCGCGGCGCTTTCCGCGTTGAATCTCCTTGAAAAAGCGCTCGCGTAA
- a CDS encoding phosphatidylglycerophosphatase A, whose product MKNSIIMFLATGAYSGYSPFAPGTVGTLWGIPLAFALSLLPPLWGAAALALAIVGACLLASEAAGIAEKKDPSCIVLDEIVGFGAATFLLPFTAQNVILAFILFRFFDILKPYPAGLIDSRLPGGAGIVLDDVAAGIYANVTAQIAIRFVL is encoded by the coding sequence ATGAAAAATTCCATCATAATGTTCCTTGCGACCGGGGCCTATAGCGGCTACTCGCCCTTTGCCCCCGGTACCGTGGGGACGCTCTGGGGCATCCCGCTGGCATTCGCGCTTTCTCTGCTCCCTCCCCTCTGGGGCGCCGCGGCCCTGGCGCTGGCAATCGTGGGGGCATGCCTCCTGGCCTCGGAGGCCGCCGGAATCGCAGAAAAAAAGGACCCCTCCTGCATAGTGCTCGACGAAATCGTGGGCTTCGGGGCGGCTACATTCCTCCTCCCCTTCACCGCCCAGAACGTAATATTGGCCTTTATTCTTTTCCGGTTTTTTGATATCCTGAAACCCTACCCCGCCGGACTCATCGACAGTCGTCTTCCGGGGGGGGCGGGGATCGTGCTGGACGACGTGGCAGCCGGTATCTACGCCAACGTCACCGCCCAGATCGCGATAAGGTTCGTGCTATGA